A part of Tigriopus californicus strain San Diego chromosome 10, Tcal_SD_v2.1, whole genome shotgun sequence genomic DNA contains:
- the LOC131888308 gene encoding uncharacterized protein LOC131888308, which yields MAANCITVANNYAVTIFTIESVEFLFIRTPLQMLICGGIAGMLGNRFVPSSCMGKILVASVSFAWAFAIFFAVTAVRLLPVGEFVVLVYTSPIMTVICSAILLKTKPSILKALLLIVLLVGTILVVQPPILFQKEHSEPSGTKTPNVKNQTLSTNEYKELVAKLSILEDDETVGHLQEIYPHYWMGVIMSLGCSFCVGIGHVLVAKNEEVTVLVLNFYVGLFSGIIALICSFSHMENRIFTEISAISTDQWIVMVVFSILVLASMQLIFLANKLATPTLTAMFRSMEIVITLIMDVVLFNDVPGWLSLLGTCLVLTSVLMMPFLDHVIAQLSIKIRSWTRRSSVPVKLSESDDNPF from the coding sequence ATGGCTGCCAATTGTATTACTGTGGCAAACAACTATGCTGTGACAATATTCACCATCGAATCGGTGGAGTTCCTGTTCATCCGAACCCCGTTACAAATGTTGATTTGCGGTGGGATTGCCGGAATGTTGGGCAATCGTTTCGTGCCTTCCTCATGCATGGGCAAGATTCTTGTGGCCTCGGTCAGTTTTGCATGGgcctttgccattttctttgccgTGACTGCGGTCCGACTTTTACCCGTGGGCGAATTCGTGGTATTGGTCTACACAAGTCCAATTATGACCGTGATTTGCTCGGCGATTCTACTGAAAACAAAGCCAAGTATCTTGAAGGCTCTCCTTTTGATCGTGCTATTGGTTGGGACAATCCTGGTGGTTCAACCCCcgatcttgttccaaaaagaaCACTCAGAACCAAGTGGAACGAAGACTCCTAATGTAAAAAACCAGACCCTGTCTACTAATGAGTACAAAGAACTCGTGGCCAAGCTCTCGATTCTGGAGGATGATGAAACGGTTGGACATCTACAAGAGATCTACCCTCACTATTGGATGGGCGTGATCATGAGTTTGGGTTGTTCTTTTTGCGTTGGAATTGGTCACGTTCTGGTCGCCAAGAATGAAGAAGTGACTGTTCTCGTTCTCAACTTTTATGTGGGACTCTTCTCAGGCATCATAGCCCTAATTTGTTCATTCAGTCATATGGAGAATCGCATATTCACCGAAATTTCGGCAATCTCAACCGACCAATGGATCGTGATGGTGGTATTCAGTATTTTGGTCCTGGCCTCAATGCAACTCATATTCTTGGCCAATAAGTTGGCCACACCCACTCTCACGGCCATGTTTCGGAGCATGGAGATCGTGATCACCTTGATCATGGATGTGGTCTTATTCAATGATGTTCCAGGATGGCTGTCCTTGCTTGGAACGTGTCTAGTTTTGACAAGTGTGCTCATGATGCCTTTTCTGGATCATGTCATAGCTCAACTCTCGATTAAAATCAGATCCTGGACGAGAAGATCCAGTGTTCCTGTCAAATTGTCAGAGTCAGACGACAATCCATTCTAG
- the LOC131888307 gene encoding dnaJ homolog subfamily A member 1-like yields the protein MVCETKFYDILGVNPKATDAELKKAYRKQALKYHPDKNPNAGDKFKEISQAYEVLSDPENREIYDEFGEQGIKEQGGRGGGAGFTSPMDMFNMFFGGGMPGGGGRTRSKTKSQPMVHKLSVSLEELYMGKLRKIAANRDLKCSGCDGKGGSNVTACSDCKGRGVKVSMRQIGPGMIQQMQSACDKCQSKGEVVDPKSICKTCKGKRTVRDKKILEIHIEAGMASNRKFTFHGEGDHEPGKEPGDVIIQLEEKEHLLFQRHGTDLSMRIDISLHEALCGLKIPIQTLDNRHILLSTQPGEIVKHGAMKMVEGEGFPTHRDPFHKGRLIVVFNVEFPSQLNVEVATELANLLPKPQGKVIPKDSDVVKMADFDGQGAWKGGIDENENRHEDQEDDHEHQSNGHGHHRGPQCAHQ from the exons ATGGTGTGCGAAACCAAGTTCTACGACATCCTGGGCGTCAACCCTAAAGCCACGGATGCGGAACTCAAGAAGGCTTATCGCAAACAAGCCCTCAAGTATCATCCAGACAAGAATCCCAATGCTGGTGACAAGTTCAAGGAAATATCCCAAGCCTATGAAGTGTTGTCCGATCCAGAGAATCGAGAGATCTATGATGAATTCGGTGAACAAGGTATCAAGGAACAAGGTGGTCGTGGGGGTGGGGCGGGCTTCACCTCCCCCATGGACATGTTTAACATGTTCTTTGGAGGGGGGATGCCCGGGGGCGGGGGGCGGACTCGCTCCAAAACCAAGTCCCAGCCCATGGTTCACAAATTGAGCGTCAGCTTGGAAGAGTTGTACATGGGGAAGTTGAGGAAAATCGCGGCCAATCGCGATCTGAAATGCAGCGGATGTGATGGAAAAGGCGGCTCCAATGTTACCGCTTGTTCAGACTGCAAGGGGCGTGGTGTGAAGGTGTCGATGCGGCAGATAGGACCCGGAATGATCCAGCAGATGCAATCGGCTTGTGATAAGTGTCAAAGCAAAGGTGAAGTGGTCGACCCCAAATCCATTTGTAAGACTTGCAAAGGCAAACGAACGGTCAGAGACAAGAAAATCTTGGAG ATTCATATTGAGGCTGGAATGGCGAGTAATCGCAAGTTCACTTTCCACGGTGAAGGAGATCACGAACCCGGAAAAGAGCCTGGAGACGTCATCATTCAACTGGAAGAGAAAGAACACTTGTTGTTCCAACGTCATGGAACCGATCTCTCCATGAGGATAGACATCTCACTTCACGAGGCTCTTTGTGGGCTCAAGATTCCCATTCAGACTTTGGATAATCGACACATTCTCCTGTCCACCCAACCTGGCGAGATTGTTAAACATGGGGCCATGAAGATGGTTGAAGGTGAAGGGTTTCCAACTCACAGAGATCCATTCCACAAGGGAAGACTGATCGTGGTGTTCAATGTCGAGTTCCCGAGCCAACTGAATGTGGAAGTAGCCACGGAGTTGGCCAATCTTCTGCCCAAGCCTCAAGGCAAAGTCATTCCAAAGGACTCTGATGTGGTCAAGATGGCCGACTTTGACGGACAAGGAGCTTGGAAGGGAGGAATCGATGAGAACGAAAATCGTCATGAGGATCAAGAGGATGACCATGAGCATCAATCAAATGGACATGGACACCATCGAGGGCCTCAATGTGCCCACCAATAG
- the LOC131888306 gene encoding proton-coupled amino acid transporter 1-like produces MASLPLIVPDFPDYGGVHIGPNPNERNHLSPGSADMSRSHGARQRRTSARRISGSEMLDNLERFSRRTLSVSSHSQDIHNEVMAALMEDGEEEDDDEDDNFLPDVVTRGITPTIQEERDSEHAISNTETIIHILKGNIGIGVLTLPIAIRNSGLIFGNIGLALIAYMCVHCMKMLVHAAHKACAKRPNAVFLDYADTAEAAFSDAGGNWTKCAPMMRKVVNLFLCLSQVGSNAVYVLFIAQNIQPIVEHYGGEFFETLNYRYYILAILPFMIAICMIKNLRYLSPFSVIANIFQFVGLGIIFFYIFREHLPDSSSVPWVAQSNRLPLFFGTAIFAIEGISVVLPIENQMKRPKDMLGWNGVLNTAMGMVGILYVAMGFYGFLKYGEHIESSITLNLPPGDVLAQICLLLFSLSIFFSYALQFYVLMEILGPNVIRPRVPQRWFVLSEYSTRIIINVITFALAATVPWLDLVVSLLGAVKMSTLAIMAPALIDTASHWNGGRGCMNWRLIKNGFIFLIGFFGCIMGTWVSVLNIVENFKNGH; encoded by the exons ATGGCTTCTCTTCCGCTGATCGTGCCGGATTTCCC GGATTATGGGGGCGTGCACATTGGTCCAAATCCAAATGAGCGGAATCATCTCTCCCCTGGAAGTGCGGATATGTCGCGATCTCATGGAGCTCGCCAAAGACGCACTTCTGCCCGCAGAATCTCGGGCAGCGAGATGTTGGACAATTTGGAACGCTTTTCCCGACGCACCCTGTCCGTCTCCAGTCATTCACAAGACATTCACAATGAGGTTATGGCTGCCTTAATGGAAGATggggaggaagaggacgatgatgaggatgacaaTTTCCTACCTGATGTTGTCACCCGTGGTATCACACCTACCATTCAGGAGGAACGAGACAGCGAGCACGCCATTTC GAATACCGAGACTATCATTCACATACTCAAGGGCAATATCGGGATAGGTGTGCTCACATTACCCATTGCTATCCGCAACTCCGGACTGATCTTTGGCAACATCGGATTGGCTCTCATTGCATACATGTGTGTTCATTGTATGAAAATGTTGGTCCATGCTGCCCATAAA GCTTGTGCCAAACGACCCAATGCCGTGTTTCTGGATTATGCTGATACGGCCGAGGCGGCCTTCTCGGATGCGGGTGGAAATTGGACTAAATGTGCTCCGATGATGAGGAAAGTGGTTAACCTGTTCCTGTGTTTGTCTCAAGTGGGCAGTAATGCGGTTTATGTCCTGTTCATAGCGCAAAACATTCAGCCG ATTGTGGAACATTATGGAGGCGAGTTCTTCGAGACATTGAACTATCGCTACTACATTTTGGCCATCTTGCCGTTTATGATTGCCATCTGCATGATCAAAAATCTCAG GTATCTCTCCCCCTTCTCCGTGATTGCCAACATTTTCCAGTTCGTCGGGCTCGGTATCATTTTCTTCTACATCTTCCGTGAACACTTGCCGGATTCAAGCTCGGTTCCGTGGGTGGCCCAATCGAATCGCTTACCTCTCTTCTTTGGCACCGCCATCTTCGCCATTGAAGGTATCTCTGTG GTTTTGCCCATTGAGAATCAAATGAAACGCCCCAAAGATATGTTGGGATGGAATGGCGTGCTCAATACGGCGATGGGAATGGTGGGCATCCTGTACGTGGCCATGGGTTTTTACGGTTTCTTGAAATACGGCGAACACATTGAGAGTAGCATCACTCTCAATCTTCCTCCCGGCGATGT ATTGGCCCAGATCTGCCTTCTCCTTTTCTCGctgtccattttcttttcctatGCCCTTCAGTTCTACGTTTTGATGGAGATCCTGGGTCCAAATGTGATTAGACCAAGAGTTCCACAACGATGGTTCGTCTTGTCCGAATACTCAACCCGGATCATCATCAATGTCATCACAT TTGCTTTGGCTGCTACTGTTCCTTGGTTGGATTTGGTGGTATCGCTTCTTGGAGCTGTTAAAATGTCAACTTTGGCCATTATGGCTCCTGCCCTCATCGACACTGCTTCGCATTGGAATGGAGGGCGTGGTTGCATGAATTGGAGGCTGATCAAGAACGGATTCATCTTCCTCATTGGCTTCTTTGGATGCATCATGGGCACCTGGGTCAGCGTTTTGAATATCGTGGAGAATTTCAAAAATGGACACTGA
- the LOC131888309 gene encoding zip homologous protein 4-like, with amino-acid sequence MASSMGEYWIHCNHCLTGSTRQSQIFLSNCGHLYCGPCAKKSDRSQKCLLCSASPIQFLEIGSNLPPHIQNYFHNILNELKSLYQVQEFQKRQQKNLISKLVRKTRQKEQEIRHLQHENKACSKKIEDMKAKMAQLERYNSQIHPSPAPNPTRGCPKPFDFKPHPFQSPNYNFQPFDKVASSALPSHDGRHSLNSSRSGHRKHTPTLMKPGRLTLPRNETPSRELKLNQGGIHTRLGNPVQNFFAQSRHPVSKNVFKAPSRSKDPNMFQKVSGWLNNIQT; translated from the exons ATGGCGTCCTCCATGGGCGAGTATTGGATCCATTGCAACCATTGCTTGACCGGATCAACTCGACAAAGCCAGATATTTCTGTCCAATTGCGGACACTTGTATTGTGGACCGTGTGCCAAGAAGAGCGATCGGTCTCAAAAGTGCCTTCTGTGCTCGGCATCGCCGATTCAATTCTTGGAGATTGGATCGAATCTTCCTCCCCATATTCAG AACTACTTCCACAACATCTTGAACGAGTTGAAGTCCTTGTATCAGGTCCAAGAGTTCCAAAAACGACAACAAAAGAACTTGATATCCAAACTCGTTCGAAAGACAcgacaaaaggaacaagagATCCGCCATTTGCAACACGAAAATAAGGCatgttcaaagaaaattgaggaTATGAAGGCCAAAATGGCTCAACTAGAGCGGTATAATTCCCAGATTCATCCAAGCCCAGCCCCAAATCCAACACGAGGCTGCCCTAAACCATTCGATTTCAAGCCGCATCCATTCCAATCTCCCAATTACAATTTCCAACCCTTCGACAAGGTTGCCAGTTCCGCCTTGCCATCTCATGATGGTCGGCACAGTCTGAATTCAAGTAGGAGTGGACATCGCAAGCACACGCCCACACTCATGAAACCAGGTCGGCTAACCCTACCAAGAAATGAAACGCCGAGTCGAGAACTAAAATTGAACCAAGGCGGGATCCATACTCGACTTGGAAATCCGGTGCAGAACTTCTTCGCTCAATCGCGACATCCGGTTTCGAAGAACGTGTTCAAGGCCCCTTCGAGATCAAAAGATCCaaacatgtttcaaaaagtgtccGGATGGCTCAACAATATCCAAACGTAA